A genomic stretch from Ureibacillus composti includes:
- a CDS encoding nonribosomal peptide synthetase produces the protein MNHLQWSKTKSTLESFLCDQLQGRIKIYATVYRKFHDGPARVWITFDKKEILSASDVTYTIKHEELYQQMKRHQNLKGIPYRSDWEIMFQSKERQALVQVSDDADDILHNQSIFNSFHLYEPFMEYGSLSIEEALSSENVIIRAYAMLDRRLGKRRLKELKFNKKTHPLILNFYKIRCEVEGI, from the coding sequence GTGAATCATTTGCAATGGAGTAAAACAAAATCAACACTTGAAAGTTTTTTATGTGATCAATTACAAGGTCGAATTAAAATTTATGCTACAGTGTATCGAAAATTCCATGATGGTCCTGCAAGAGTATGGATCACATTTGATAAAAAAGAGATTTTAAGTGCTTCTGATGTAACTTACACTATCAAGCATGAGGAACTCTATCAACAGATGAAAAGACATCAAAATTTAAAGGGTATCCCTTATCGTTCTGATTGGGAGATTATGTTTCAGTCGAAGGAACGACAAGCATTAGTTCAAGTGTCAGATGATGCAGATGATATCTTGCATAATCAAAGTATTTTCAACAGTTTCCACCTTTATGAACCATTTATGGAGTACGGTTCTTTATCTATAGAAGAGGCTTTGAGTTCAGAAAATGTTATCATCCGGGCCTATGCCATGTTGGATCGAAGACTTGGGAAAAGAAGATTAAAAGAATTAAAATTTAATAAAAAGACACATCCGTTAATTCTGAATTTTTATAAAATTAGATGTGAAGTGGAAGGAATTTAG
- a CDS encoding YfmQ family protein, which produces MTWTAALIVLGGILLKLLTSPPSAVVGWVVSKFALHPKIDSNYITVTYNGRQLNKQDQDQLVDYFNEALFLERYHIFPGNEESVLHPETDVIPYIMTVKKGKKEVTFFVYNYDEHVDIVKQRKKKVASYRITSDELQNFTISNG; this is translated from the coding sequence ATGACATGGACTGCTGCTCTTATTGTGTTGGGTGGAATTTTGCTAAAGTTATTAACGAGTCCCCCAAGTGCAGTCGTTGGATGGGTTGTTAGTAAATTTGCCCTCCATCCAAAAATTGACAGTAACTATATTACGGTAACCTATAATGGAAGGCAATTAAATAAGCAAGATCAGGATCAATTAGTTGACTATTTTAATGAGGCCCTTTTTTTAGAAAGGTATCATATTTTCCCTGGTAATGAAGAATCAGTTCTTCACCCAGAAACGGATGTGATTCCATATATTATGACCGTTAAAAAAGGAAAAAAAGAAGTAACGTTCTTTGTCTATAATTATGATGAACACGTCGATATTGTAAAGCAACGGAAGAAAAAAGTTGCCTCTTATCGTATAACGTCTGATGAACTGCAAAACTTTACAATTTCAAATGGTTAA
- a CDS encoding DPP IV N-terminal domain-containing protein — MKNKKLLWGLMSVTFLLFVGSIVFSLLRDEDPYRYYTGMGSSFDLSPDEEQYLFPYYLDGNESIYRSNADGTDVTKLIESENARLHSPRYSNDGAKILYLAENAEHINTLFVANMDGSEQKMLTPDKTHVSEAVFSKTGDQIYFVGTPAKDYKKAEGETTEGFDLFSVNLSSGNIDQLTNRDYFTMNDLSISQDGKEIYYRVFEVNREKVTAYSIEDGIEKEAPGSNRLPEDSYAFRYSPDGSKMAYNSISEESLDSSLFKYELFLLDLENGETKRLTNLGSSVVSPKFFKTQDSIAFLENKNWPQVPEKHTLNVLDLRTEKIQSIEMKITPPNSSHWVMKTLDIFANGYTVAALYIILLGLLSTYLFFFHSTRKRFIPAIVSIILTVLVFISSFVVAMVVDPWYGIAVGMLAVALLGCTLIIFAYAYVLKFFFKEDNNTSIEMKEEAE, encoded by the coding sequence TTGAAAAATAAGAAGTTATTATGGGGCTTGATGTCCGTTACCTTTCTTTTATTTGTAGGGTCAATTGTCTTTAGTTTATTGCGAGATGAAGATCCATATCGCTACTACACAGGGATGGGTAGCTCCTTTGACCTTTCTCCGGATGAAGAACAGTATTTATTTCCTTATTACTTAGATGGAAATGAAAGCATCTATCGCTCAAATGCAGATGGAACAGATGTCACGAAACTAATTGAATCAGAAAACGCCAGATTACATAGCCCGCGCTATTCGAATGATGGAGCGAAAATCCTTTATTTAGCCGAAAATGCAGAGCATATCAATACACTATTTGTCGCGAATATGGATGGTAGTGAACAGAAAATGTTAACTCCAGACAAAACTCATGTTTCCGAAGCTGTTTTTTCGAAGACAGGCGATCAAATTTATTTCGTTGGAACACCGGCTAAAGATTATAAAAAGGCTGAGGGCGAAACGACAGAAGGGTTTGACTTATTTTCCGTGAATCTCTCTTCTGGAAATATTGACCAACTAACGAATCGAGATTACTTTACGATGAATGACCTTTCTATTTCACAAGACGGGAAAGAAATTTATTATCGTGTATTTGAAGTGAATCGTGAGAAAGTAACCGCCTACTCCATTGAGGATGGAATTGAAAAAGAAGCACCGGGATCAAACAGGCTCCCTGAAGATAGCTATGCATTCCGATATTCACCAGACGGAAGTAAAATGGCTTACAATAGCATATCGGAAGAATCATTGGATAGTTCCCTGTTTAAATATGAGTTATTTTTGCTCGATTTAGAAAATGGGGAGACGAAAAGACTGACAAACCTTGGTTCATCGGTTGTATCACCGAAGTTTTTCAAAACCCAAGACAGCATCGCCTTTTTGGAAAATAAAAATTGGCCACAAGTTCCCGAAAAACATACGCTTAACGTTTTGGACTTAAGAACTGAAAAAATACAGTCGATTGAAATGAAGATAACTCCTCCTAATTCAAGCCATTGGGTAATGAAAACACTAGATATATTTGCCAATGGTTATACGGTAGCAGCTTTATATATCATCTTATTAGGGTTATTAAGCACCTACCTATTTTTCTTCCATTCGACAAGAAAACGGTTTATACCCGCAATTGTTAGCATTATTTTAACAGTACTTGTATTCATCAGCAGTTTTGTCGTAGCTATGGTTGTAGATCCATGGTACGGAATTGCTGTTGGGATGCTGGCAGTTGCGTTATTGGGATGTACGCTCATTATTTTTGCGTATGCATATGTTTTAAAGTTCTTTTTTAAAGAAGACAACAATACTTCAATTGAGATGAAGGAAGAAGCTGAGTAA
- a CDS encoding PH domain-containing protein yields the protein MGIVIWTLIGMFGWVFYHSIQQPVDLLGIILMPLMIYLLSAIWFHTQYKLEKERLNILYGPLKKSIHIQDIHSVCHTKNPFVAPALSMNRIEINYGKYKTIQIAPNNINQFIHELQKMNPQIQMKNENV from the coding sequence ATGGGCATTGTCATTTGGACGTTGATTGGCATGTTCGGTTGGGTTTTCTATCATTCGATTCAGCAACCTGTTGATCTTTTAGGAATCATCCTAATGCCATTGATGATTTATTTATTAAGCGCAATTTGGTTTCATACACAGTACAAACTTGAAAAGGAAAGATTAAACATCTTATATGGCCCTTTAAAGAAGTCTATACATATTCAGGACATTCACTCTGTTTGTCACACGAAAAATCCATTTGTAGCCCCAGCACTTTCAATGAATCGGATTGAAATTAATTACGGAAAGTATAAAACCATTCAGATTGCTCCCAATAACATAAATCAATTTATTCATGAGCTACAAAAAATGAATCCACAAATTCAAATGAAAAACGAAAATGTTTGA
- a CDS encoding RNA polymerase alpha subunit C-terminal domain-containing protein, translated as MTKPENLRTCKNGHNYYKSSDCPTCPTCENMRKPENGFLSLLSAPARRALENNGITSLEQLSTYSESEILQFHGMGPASLPKLKNALQENGLSFKN; from the coding sequence ATGACAAAACCCGAAAATTTAAGAACTTGCAAAAATGGTCACAATTATTATAAAAGCAGTGACTGCCCAACATGCCCGACTTGTGAAAATATGCGTAAACCTGAAAATGGTTTTCTTTCATTATTATCGGCCCCAGCTAGACGAGCATTAGAAAACAATGGAATCACTTCTTTGGAACAGCTTTCAACCTACAGTGAAAGTGAGATTTTGCAATTTCACGGCATGGGACCCGCATCTTTACCAAAACTTAAGAATGCCTTACAAGAAAATGGATTATCATTTAAAAATTAA
- a CDS encoding quinone oxidoreductase — MKAVVINEFGGPEVLKYIEVDTPTIESNQVLIRVDATSVNFADIMTRQGKFHAAGKPPIIPGMDATGVITEVGSDVQNLKVGQRVIAFPKTGSYAEYIVADENLAFVLPENVDYRKAAASPLVSFTSYKLLADVGRLVQGESVLIHAAAGGIGTTAIQLAKILGASRVIGTVGSESKISTALVAGADHVINYEQEDFVEKVNELTDGKGVDVILDSVGGKIAEKSLDCLAMYGRLVNFGNASGEVGQVKTLDLYSSCRAVLGFSIGTTRNNRPELLRETAERVLEYLADGRLDIKIGNTFSIEEASEAHRLIESRQSLGKIILEVNK, encoded by the coding sequence ATGAAAGCTGTTGTTATTAATGAATTTGGTGGGCCCGAAGTATTAAAATATATTGAAGTGGACACGCCAACAATCGAAAGTAACCAAGTACTTATTCGAGTAGACGCAACAAGTGTGAACTTTGCGGATATTATGACAAGACAAGGGAAATTTCATGCAGCAGGAAAACCGCCAATCATTCCAGGGATGGATGCAACAGGAGTTATTACGGAAGTAGGATCTGATGTGCAAAACCTAAAAGTGGGACAACGAGTTATTGCTTTCCCTAAGACAGGCTCCTATGCAGAATATATCGTAGCGGATGAAAACCTTGCGTTTGTATTACCTGAAAACGTTGATTATCGTAAGGCTGCAGCGAGTCCACTTGTTTCTTTTACATCCTATAAATTACTGGCAGATGTGGGAAGATTAGTTCAAGGCGAATCGGTTCTAATTCATGCAGCTGCAGGAGGCATTGGAACGACTGCCATTCAGTTGGCAAAAATTCTAGGCGCGAGTCGTGTCATCGGTACGGTTGGTAGTGAAAGCAAGATTTCAACAGCCCTTGTGGCAGGAGCGGACCACGTCATCAATTATGAACAGGAAGATTTCGTAGAGAAGGTGAATGAACTGACAGATGGAAAAGGCGTCGATGTGATTTTAGATTCCGTCGGTGGCAAGATAGCTGAAAAAAGTTTGGACTGCTTAGCGATGTACGGGAGATTAGTTAACTTCGGAAATGCAAGCGGTGAAGTAGGCCAAGTTAAAACACTGGATTTATACTCCAGTTGCCGTGCAGTTCTCGGTTTTAGCATAGGTACAACAAGAAACAACCGCCCTGAATTATTACGTGAAACGGCAGAGCGAGTGTTAGAATATCTAGCAGATGGCCGTTTAGACATTAAAATAGGTAACACCTTCTCAATAGAGGAAGCTTCCGAAGCACATCGTTTAATCGAAAGCCGACAAAGCTTAGGAAAAATCATATTGGAAGTAAATAAATAA
- a CDS encoding Yip1 family protein produces MNEQERLNPFLSVWLHPKKTARYVMDQKGIPYTLFIIAIGYIGSLCAGLSDTELYPMMPLWLILLLLVILSPILGIISNALYSLIVWLIGKLFKGTGTYQDIFKSMSLVAIPYIVVIPFYLIWMFVEPESLFYGDMFGDFAVLPIITLIVTFVVTIWCFVISIAIVAEAHKISNWKAFFTLFIPTIILIIVLVVIFLLIALLILAIGTVFAV; encoded by the coding sequence ATGAATGAACAAGAAAGGTTAAATCCGTTTTTATCCGTTTGGTTGCATCCGAAAAAAACAGCTAGATATGTAATGGATCAGAAGGGGATTCCTTATACGCTTTTCATTATCGCAATCGGGTACATTGGTAGCTTATGTGCTGGGCTATCAGATACGGAACTGTATCCGATGATGCCGCTATGGCTGATTTTATTACTTTTAGTTATCCTGTCACCGATTTTAGGAATTATATCAAATGCACTTTACTCTTTGATCGTTTGGTTAATTGGAAAACTGTTTAAAGGTACCGGTACGTATCAAGACATATTTAAATCAATGTCCCTCGTTGCCATACCTTATATTGTGGTCATTCCATTCTATTTAATTTGGATGTTTGTGGAACCAGAGAGTTTATTTTATGGTGATATGTTTGGTGACTTCGCTGTATTACCAATCATCACGTTAATTGTCACTTTTGTGGTAACAATTTGGTGTTTCGTCATTTCAATTGCGATTGTGGCTGAAGCACATAAAATCTCAAACTGGAAAGCCTTCTTTACTTTATTTATCCCAACGATTATCTTAATCATTGTCCTCGTGGTGATCTTCCTTTTGATCGCATTATTAATACTTGCGATTGGAACAGTTTTTGCAGTTTAG
- a CDS encoding DNA alkylation repair protein produces the protein MDFQMVMQELEALGKERTKKMYISNGAQEPVFGVATGAMKPIAKKIKINQALAEELYATGNYDAMYFAGVIADPKAMTEADYDRWIESAYFYMLSDYVVAVTLSESDIAQDVADKWIASGDELKMSAGWSCYCWLLGNRKDHEFSESKIATMLETVKNTIRESPERTKSAMNNFVYTVGVSYLPLHEKAVEIAEAIGPVEMRRPNKKNTFLHAYENIQKEIEKDRIGFKRKYVRC, from the coding sequence ATGGATTTTCAAATGGTGATGCAGGAACTGGAAGCGCTTGGCAAGGAACGAACGAAAAAAATGTACATATCGAACGGTGCACAGGAACCGGTGTTTGGCGTTGCAACGGGTGCGATGAAGCCCATTGCGAAGAAAATTAAAATCAACCAAGCTTTAGCAGAAGAACTATATGCGACGGGTAACTATGACGCCATGTATTTTGCAGGGGTAATCGCAGATCCAAAAGCGATGACAGAGGCGGATTATGATCGTTGGATAGAGTCGGCCTATTTTTATATGCTGTCTGATTATGTGGTGGCAGTAACTTTATCAGAATCGGATATTGCACAAGATGTAGCAGATAAATGGATTGCCAGTGGCGATGAACTAAAAATGTCCGCAGGTTGGAGTTGCTATTGTTGGCTACTTGGGAATCGAAAAGACCATGAATTTTCGGAAAGTAAGATTGCTACGATGTTGGAAACGGTTAAAAATACCATTCGTGAATCGCCAGAACGAACAAAATCTGCAATGAATAATTTTGTCTACACGGTAGGGGTATCTTATTTGCCGCTCCATGAAAAGGCAGTCGAAATTGCTGAGGCAATTGGGCCAGTGGAAATGAGAAGACCTAATAAGAAAAATACCTTCCTTCATGCGTATGAAAATATTCAAAAAGAAATAGAGAAAGATCGAATTGGCTTTAAGCGTAAATATGTTAGATGTTAA
- a CDS encoding PLP-dependent aminotransferase family protein, whose translation MDWRPDRSAKKAIYKQLAEYMEQGIADGTFPPDKPLPSERYLAKELNVNRSTVVAAYDELEANGLIQRNRGSGTTISKDIWGIAKKRIPSWNRYIEAGSFLPNLPVTQRIRKEAVEHQLINLASGELSEDLFPLKSLREITSTRSFIGSLGYDHPQGSAILRSTLTKHVKQYRGIETTPSSILITSGAQQALHLVVQCLLKPGDAVAIENPSYNYSLPIFQSAGIKVYDLPVHQEGINPEELLSLYKKHRIRMIFLNPSYQNPTGYLMNAQQRKAILEISSEYGIPVVEDDPYSLTSFNGEKIPTLKSMDVHGNVLYISSLSKIVASGLRIGWIIGPTSVIERLADAKQQIDFGHSSFTQWIANDFMESENFQTHMKRLVKELEKRKNQIVESLNFYLKDEVEFTVPNGGIHLWVHIKKDHNESQLLEESMKRGVIYVPGSTMGSKKGFVRFTFAREDEQSIDQGIKRFAEALHSL comes from the coding sequence ATGGATTGGAGACCAGACCGAAGCGCTAAAAAAGCAATATATAAACAACTGGCAGAGTATATGGAACAGGGAATAGCAGATGGTACATTTCCACCGGATAAACCATTGCCTTCCGAACGATATTTAGCGAAGGAACTGAACGTTAATAGGAGTACCGTAGTGGCAGCGTATGATGAATTAGAAGCAAATGGTCTTATTCAAAGAAATAGAGGAAGCGGCACGACCATTAGTAAAGATATATGGGGAATTGCTAAAAAACGTATTCCGAGCTGGAACCGGTATATCGAAGCGGGCTCTTTTTTGCCGAATTTACCTGTTACGCAACGAATCAGAAAAGAAGCGGTCGAACATCAGCTCATTAATTTAGCAAGTGGCGAGTTGTCCGAAGATCTGTTCCCACTAAAGTCCTTAAGAGAAATCACTTCAACTCGTTCCTTTATCGGAAGCTTAGGGTACGATCATCCACAAGGAAGCGCTATATTAAGAAGCACGCTGACAAAACACGTGAAACAGTATCGAGGAATTGAAACGACTCCATCTTCAATCCTCATTACTTCTGGGGCGCAGCAAGCACTTCACCTTGTCGTTCAATGTTTATTAAAACCTGGAGATGCAGTCGCCATCGAAAACCCTTCCTATAATTATAGTCTTCCCATTTTTCAATCTGCGGGAATAAAGGTTTATGATTTGCCTGTTCATCAAGAGGGAATAAATCCTGAAGAGTTATTGTCTTTATACAAAAAACATCGGATTCGAATGATTTTTCTCAATCCATCTTATCAAAATCCAACAGGCTATTTAATGAATGCTCAACAACGAAAAGCGATTTTAGAAATATCATCTGAATATGGAATCCCTGTAGTGGAAGACGATCCGTATAGCCTCACTTCATTCAATGGAGAAAAAATCCCTACACTCAAATCAATGGACGTCCATGGAAATGTTTTATATATTAGCTCGTTATCCAAAATTGTTGCGTCTGGTTTAAGGATTGGTTGGATTATTGGACCAACTTCAGTGATTGAAAGATTAGCTGATGCCAAACAACAAATCGATTTTGGGCATTCCAGCTTTACACAATGGATTGCCAATGATTTTATGGAATCTGAAAATTTCCAAACTCATATGAAAAGGTTAGTGAAGGAATTAGAAAAGCGAAAAAACCAAATTGTAGAGAGTTTGAACTTTTATTTAAAGGATGAGGTAGAATTTACTGTTCCAAATGGCGGTATTCATCTATGGGTTCACATTAAAAAAGACCATAATGAAAGTCAATTACTTGAGGAATCCATGAAGAGAGGCGTCATCTATGTTCCAGGTTCAACAATGGGTTCAAAAAAAGGGTTTGTTCGTTTTACATTTGCAAGGGAAGACGAACAATCAATTGATCAAGGAATTAAACGGTTTGCAGAAGCACTTCATTCACTTTAA
- a CDS encoding DUF2062 domain-containing protein: protein MKISRRVKYYLIRLFRLKSNPHPVALGFTMGLIPSWVPTFGLGPVLSVGLAKLVKANTVSALVGGVLGTLIWPLLFFLNYKVGSLLLDRNSKVDELEEVEYIDAIHHAYKGIVGSHSSGILFVTGAVINILISSVFIYFMMYLLFKTCRMRILSKIRGTYR, encoded by the coding sequence ATGAAAATATCACGTAGAGTTAAATATTATTTAATCCGTCTATTTCGGCTAAAATCTAATCCTCATCCTGTAGCATTAGGTTTCACTATGGGCCTTATTCCAAGCTGGGTTCCTACGTTTGGGTTAGGTCCCGTTCTTTCGGTGGGTTTAGCAAAACTAGTAAAAGCCAATACCGTTTCAGCTCTCGTCGGCGGTGTCCTAGGAACGCTTATTTGGCCACTGCTTTTCTTTTTAAACTATAAAGTCGGAAGCTTACTATTGGATAGGAATTCAAAAGTAGATGAACTTGAAGAAGTTGAATATATAGACGCTATTCATCATGCTTATAAAGGAATTGTTGGTTCCCACTCCAGTGGAATCTTATTTGTAACAGGAGCAGTGATCAATATACTAATCTCTTCAGTCTTCATTTACTTCATGATGTATCTCCTATTTAAGACGTGCCGAATGAGGATTTTAAGTAAAATAAGAGGTACTTATCGTTGA
- the pssA gene encoding CDP-diacylglycerol--serine O-phosphatidyltransferase — protein MRFKKSIPNMLTLGNLYCGFLSIGFAANSHFNNAAILIIIGMMLDSMDGRLARILKADSTLGKELDSLADIVTFGVAPSFLIYYTYFHQFGLLGLAVAGMFPLFGAFRLARFNISANKSSQNYFIGVPITAAGGILALLTLFGNYIPNIITTVIFTMLCFLMISKIRIPSLKEVPLPKYGTIVTIFLGCLLFLIYKETYGRFPYLIYIATPIYLFYLLHLIVKKKKSS, from the coding sequence TTGCGCTTTAAAAAAAGTATCCCTAATATGTTAACTTTAGGGAATTTATACTGTGGTTTTCTTTCAATTGGTTTTGCTGCCAATAGTCATTTTAATAATGCTGCCATTTTAATCATCATAGGTATGATGTTAGACAGTATGGACGGTAGGTTAGCTAGAATTTTAAAAGCTGATAGTACTTTAGGAAAAGAATTAGATTCATTAGCAGATATTGTAACTTTCGGAGTGGCTCCATCTTTTTTAATCTACTACACTTATTTTCATCAATTTGGACTACTTGGGTTGGCTGTTGCTGGCATGTTCCCATTATTCGGTGCTTTTCGTTTAGCTAGATTTAATATAAGTGCTAATAAATCATCTCAAAATTATTTTATTGGCGTTCCTATTACAGCAGCCGGTGGTATTTTAGCGTTACTTACATTGTTTGGTAATTACATTCCTAATATTATAACAACCGTAATCTTTACGATGCTTTGCTTTTTAATGATTAGTAAGATTAGAATACCAAGCTTAAAAGAAGTTCCATTACCCAAATACGGCACGATTGTTACGATTTTTTTAGGTTGTTTATTATTTTTAATCTATAAAGAAACGTATGGAAGGTTTCCTTACCTAATTTACATTGCTACGCCTATTTATTTATTTTATTTGCTGCATCTAATAGTAAAAAAGAAAAAAAGTAGTTAA